ACGCCTTCCCGCAATTCTCCAGTCAGATGAACGCCCACGACGTCCGGCGTCAGGAAATAAACCGGTTGGCCGAGCATCCCCGCTTCCGCTTCGATCCCACCCACACCCCAGCCGACAATCCCCAACCCGTTGATCATCGTCGTGTGCGAATCGGTGCCCACGAGCGTGTCCGGATAGTAAAGCCCGTTGCCGTCCGAGAGCACACCTTTGGCGAGATACTCCAGGTTGACCTGGTGAACGATGCCGATTCCGGGCGGCACGACTTTGAACGTCTTGAACGCTTGCATGCCCCACTTCAGGAACTGGTAGCGCTCGCGGTTGCGTTGAAATTCGATTTCCAGATTCTTTTTGAACGCGTCCGCGCTGCCGGCCACATCGACTTGCACCGAGTGATCCACGACCAGATCCACCGGCACCAATGGCTCGATGATCTCCGGATTTTTTCCCAGCCGCGCCACGGCGGACCGCATCGCGGCCAAATCCACCAGCAGAGGCACGCCGGTGAAATCCTGAAGCACGATGCGCGCGACCACGAAAGGAATCTCTTCCACGCGCTCACCTTTCGAAACCCAACGCGCAAGTTCGCGCACGCTTTGCTCGGTCACGCGTTTGCCATCGACATTCCGAAGCACCGATTCGAGGACAAGGCGAATGGACACGGGCAGGCGGGAGATGCGGCCCAGGCCCGCCTTTTCCAGCGCGGGAAGCGAATAGAATGCCCCCGGCGCGCCCGCGCCGGTTTCAAATTGTGTGAGTGAATCAAAAAGACTGTGCCGGTTGTTCATGATGTCTGGTAATGTCGCCGACCTTTCGCAGCGGTCAACTTTTCCGTTGAGATCGATACGGATGGGGAGCGCACGCGCCCTCGCGTGCCGTGGTCGGCGCCCCCGCCGACCACATTCGTTCGACTTCACCGTTTAGCAGGATGGTTTCAACGGCGCTCCGGCCGGCGCCTCGCCGGTCGGCACACGCGAGGGCGCGTGTGCTCCCCATTCAATCTGCCGAGATGAGGATCAGCTCCGCCTACTTCAACCCGTTCAGCGCTTGCTGGATGGCGTCGAAGTTGGGCAGTTGCTTCGGATCGTCGCTCGATTCGGCGTAACGGATGACCCCTTGCTTATCGACGACAAAAGCCGAGCGCTTGGGCACGCCGGCCATGCCCAGATTCAATTGCGGGAGAAAACTGCTGTAAGCCACGCCGTAAGCCTGCGCGACTTTGTGTTCGTAATCCGCCAGCAGCGGCACGGTGATTTTCTCCTTCTGCGCCCAGGCTTCCTGCGCGAACGGGTTGTCGCCGCTGATGCCCCACACGTCGGCGTTCAAGCTCGTGTAGGCGTTGAGGCCCTGGCTGACGTCGCACATTTCCTTCGTGCAAACGCTCGTGAAAGCCATGGGAAAGAAGAGCAGCACTGTATTCTTTTCGCCGGCGTTGTTGCTGAGTTTCAGTTTTTTCGGGCCCTCGGCGGTTTTCGTCGAGAGCTCAAAATCCGGGGCTTTGTCGCCAACTTTCAGTGACATAATTTGCAGTTTTAGGTTTTAGATTTGCGATTTCCGATTTGCCGACCAGTCAAAACGCCCTGCTTATATTCCCCACCCCCAGGAGTGTCAAATCTCGGATTACTTCGATATCACTTCGATCAAAGTGTCGAGCTGCAAGCGCGTATGCTCGCTGCTCAATGCGAATCGGAAATGGCCATCCGCCGGCCCGCCCGGGTACCGAATGAACGGAGGATAAATTCTCGCGGCCAACAAGTGCTTCTTGAGCGCCTCGATCGCGCGCCGATCCCTTGGCGCCACCGAAACGATCGGGCCTGGGGTGTCGGGAATCGCCGCGCCGATCTCCCGCAATTGGTCTTTCACGTATTTTGTGTTCGCGAACAAGCGGGTAAGCAGGGATCGGTCTTTCTGAAACGTGCTCAAGGCCTGGATCGCGGCGGCGACCAGCGGTAGCGGCATGGGCGTATTGCCGACAAATAGACTGCTCTGGCTCAGGATTCTTCGGCGCAGTGACGCGCTGCCCAACACCGCCCCTCCGTAGACTCCAAACGCCTTTCCCAGAGTAATGGTCTGAATGATCCGAGACCGGGACACACCGGCATGCTCCAGCGTCCCCTTGCCCTCCCTTCCCAAAACCCCTGCCGCATGCGCGTCATCCACCCACACGACCGAGTTGCGAGGCAGGACCTCCAGAAGTTCTTTCAGTGGGGCCACCGAACCGTCATGGGAAAACAGGCCATCGGTCAGCAGAATGAACCGGGATGCCCTTGCGCCGTTCCGCACGATTCTGGCGACGTCCTGGGCGTCTCGGTGTTGGAACCGAACTACTGGACACGCGAGCCACGATGCCGCATCGGCCAAACTGGCGTGAGCACGCTCATCCATCAATGCGCAATCAAAACCTCCCGCCAGCGCCTGGGCCACACCCAGGTTCGCCACGTAACCGCTGGAAAAGACCGTGGCGGTGGGAGCCTTGAAGAAACTGGTTAACCGCCTTTCAAGTTCCCCGTACAGCGGGTGGTTTCCCGTCGTCAATCGTGAAGCCGCAACCGTCAGCCCGAACCTTTGCACACCCGCATTCAAAGCGCGCAACACCTCCGGGTGCGTCGAGAGCCGATAATAATCGCAACCTGAGAAATAGGAGTACTTATGGCCGCGATAAAGAACGTACGTCCGGTCAATTTGCTGGAGGAGCGGTGGTTCGATCACGCGTGTTTCGTATAGCCACCCGTGGCCCATGACAAGGTACAGATGAGCCAGGTGACGGCTGATTCAAGAATCTCGCGAAAGGAGCGCGGGCAGCCTGCCCGCGCTCCTTCTTGAATCAGCCGTGCCAGGTGACGCGAATTGCGCGAATTAACACGGATGAAGGGGCTTTTTCCGAATTCGCGCCAATTCGTGAAATTCGTGTCCAAAGAAAATCTGGCCGCGCACGTGAAATGGCAGGCCATGCTCTTTTTTGCTCGCGGTCTGACCGGGCTGAGTTAAACAGACTCACCATGCTGAATTACATCTGGCTGGGGCTGATCCTTGCCGCAGTCGTGCTGGGAGGCGCGGACGGCAAACTCAAAGAACTGACCGATTCAGCCTTCGACGCCGCCAAGACCGCCGTCATGACGATCGCGCTCCCGCTAGCCGGGTTGATGGCGCTCTGGCTGGGCATCATGCGTCTGGCCGAGAAATCCGGTTTGGTAACCGTCCTCGCCCGCGTGTTGCGGCCCGTGATGCGCCGGCTTTTTCCCGATGTGCCGGAACAACATCCCGCGATGAGTTCCATGCTCATGAACATCGCCGCGAACATGCTCGGTCTGGCGAACGCCGCCACACCGCTCGGTTTGCGCGCGATGAACGACCTGGAAAAGTTGAACCCGCATCCGGGCACCGCGACCAACGCCATGTGTACTTTCCTGGCGATCAACACGAGTTCCGTTCAATTGCTCCCGATGACCGCGATCTCCATCCTGGCCGCCGCCGGCTCACAGAATCCGACCGCCATCGTGGGCACTTCCTTGATCGCGACCTTGTGCTCGACCTTCGTGGGCATTGCTGCCGTCAAGTTCTTGCAGGATTTGCCGGCCTTCCAAATCCCGCGCCCACACAACGAACCGGCGGGAATCCCCCTCACCCCTCCCGCGGACACACTCTCCCCCTCCGAAGGGGAGAGGGACGGGGTGAGGGGGCCGGTTCGGGCAGAAGGAAAGGGCGAGGAAATTCAGTTCACTCCTGGTCGGTCTTCAATGGAATCCGAGCCTCGACCATTGCGTTGGTGGGGAAAGCTGATTCTCGGCGCCTTCCTTGTCTTTTTTGCCTGGCTGCTGTGGCGCAACGCCGTCTCGGGACAGGCTCCACCAAGTCCATTCGTGAACTGGGTCAACAGCCTTTCGGTCGTTTCCGTCCCTTTGCTGCTCTCGTTCTTCCCGCTTTATGCCGGACTGCGCGGCGTCAAGGTTTATGAGGAATTCGTCGAGGGCGCCAAGGAAGGCTTTCAAGTCGCGCTCCGCATCATCCCGTTCCTGGTCGCAATCCTCGTCGCCGTGGGGACGTTCCGCGCCGCGGGCGGGATCGACCTGCTGACGCGATGGCTGTCACCCGCGTTGCAAGCGATCCGTTTCCCGCCTGAGTTACTGCCGATGGTCCTGATGCGCCCACTCAGCGGCGGCGGCACGACGGGGCTATTCACGGACCTGGTGAAAAACCTGGGCCCAGACCATTTGATCACGCGCATGGGCGGAACGATCTTCGGCAGCACCGAAA
This genomic interval from Verrucomicrobiota bacterium contains the following:
- a CDS encoding redoxin domain-containing protein, with the translated sequence MSLKVGDKAPDFELSTKTAEGPKKLKLSNNAGEKNTVLLFFPMAFTSVCTKEMCDVSQGLNAYTSLNADVWGISGDNPFAQEAWAQKEKITVPLLADYEHKVAQAYGVAYSSFLPQLNLGMAGVPKRSAFVVDKQGVIRYAESSDDPKQLPNFDAIQQALNGLK
- a CDS encoding aminotransferase class I/II-fold pyridoxal phosphate-dependent enzyme; this encodes MGHGWLYETRVIEPPLLQQIDRTYVLYRGHKYSYFSGCDYYRLSTHPEVLRALNAGVQRFGLTVAASRLTTGNHPLYGELERRLTSFFKAPTATVFSSGYVANLGVAQALAGGFDCALMDERAHASLADAASWLACPVVRFQHRDAQDVARIVRNGARASRFILLTDGLFSHDGSVAPLKELLEVLPRNSVVWVDDAHAAGVLGREGKGTLEHAGVSRSRIIQTITLGKAFGVYGGAVLGSASLRRRILSQSSLFVGNTPMPLPLVAAAIQALSTFQKDRSLLTRLFANTKYVKDQLREIGAAIPDTPGPIVSVAPRDRRAIEALKKHLLAARIYPPFIRYPGGPADGHFRFALSSEHTRLQLDTLIEVISK
- a CDS encoding nucleoside recognition protein; this encodes MLNYIWLGLILAAVVLGGADGKLKELTDSAFDAAKTAVMTIALPLAGLMALWLGIMRLAEKSGLVTVLARVLRPVMRRLFPDVPEQHPAMSSMLMNIAANMLGLANAATPLGLRAMNDLEKLNPHPGTATNAMCTFLAINTSSVQLLPMTAISILAAAGSQNPTAIVGTSLIATLCSTFVGIAAVKFLQDLPAFQIPRPHNEPAGIPLTPPADTLSPSEGERDGVRGPVRAEGKGEEIQFTPGRSSMESEPRPLRWWGKLILGAFLVFFAWLLWRNAVSGQAPPSPFVNWVNSLSVVSVPLLLSFFPLYAGLRGVKVYEEFVEGAKEGFQVALRIIPFLVAILVAVGTFRAAGGIDLLTRWLSPALQAIRFPPELLPMVLMRPLSGGGTTGLFTDLVKNLGPDHLITRMGGTIFGSTETTFYVIAVYFGAVSVRRTRHAVAAGLLADLAGVIASVAICRMVFS